One genomic region from Jilunia laotingensis encodes:
- a CDS encoding nitrous oxide-stimulated promoter family protein — translation MKSQLHIDHEKRVVELMIRIFCRKKEKNTILCPDCVELLHYAHSRLDRCPFGEKKKACKQCAIHCYKPAMREKMKQVMRFSGPRMILYAPVEAIRHILNNI, via the coding sequence ATGAAATCCCAATTGCATATTGACCATGAGAAACGAGTGGTAGAGCTAATGATTCGCATCTTCTGTCGTAAAAAGGAGAAAAACACTATTCTCTGCCCTGACTGTGTGGAGCTTTTACATTACGCCCACTCTAGATTGGATCGTTGTCCATTCGGAGAAAAAAAGAAAGCTTGTAAACAATGTGCAATACATTGTTACAAACCTGCAATGCGAGAAAAGATGAAACAGGTAATGAGATTCTCCGGTCCAAGGATGATACTCTACGCTCCTGTAGAAGCCATACGGCATATACTCAATAATATATAA
- a CDS encoding potassium channel family protein: MKYIIIGLGNYGRVLAEELSALGHEVIGADNSESRVDSIKDKVATAFVIDATDEQALSVLPLNSVDVVIVAIGENFGASIRVVALLKQMKVEHIYARAIDLVHRSVLEAFSLDRILTPEEDAARSLVRLLDFGTSIEAFRIDSEYYVVKFAVPEKFIGYFVNELNLDGEFHLKLIGLKRAHKIENCLGISLTEHKVVNELPENDKIQEGDVLVCYGKYKDFQKFWKAL; encoded by the coding sequence ATGAAATATATTATTATTGGTCTTGGTAATTATGGACGTGTGTTGGCAGAGGAACTTTCTGCTTTGGGACATGAGGTGATAGGAGCGGACAACAGTGAGAGCCGTGTGGATTCTATAAAAGACAAAGTCGCTACAGCTTTTGTAATTGACGCTACTGATGAGCAGGCACTTTCGGTACTACCATTAAATAGTGTCGATGTTGTGATTGTGGCAATCGGTGAAAATTTTGGAGCATCAATTCGTGTGGTAGCATTGTTGAAACAGATGAAAGTCGAGCATATTTATGCACGGGCAATTGATTTGGTGCATCGTTCCGTACTTGAGGCTTTCAGTCTGGATCGTATTCTGACACCGGAAGAGGATGCTGCTAGGAGTTTGGTCAGACTATTGGATTTTGGAACGAGTATTGAGGCTTTCCGTATTGATTCGGAATATTATGTAGTCAAATTTGCTGTTCCGGAGAAGTTTATCGGTTATTTTGTAAATGAATTAAATTTGGACGGTGAGTTTCATCTGAAACTTATTGGACTGAAGCGCGCTCATAAGATCGAAAATTGTTTGGGTATTTCGTTAACGGAACATAAAGTTGTAAATGAACTGCCGGAAAATGATAAGATTCAAGAAGGAGATGTATTGGTTTGTTATGGGAAATATAAAGACTTTCAAAAATTTTGGAAAGCCTTATGA
- a CDS encoding SDR family NAD(P)-dependent oxidoreductase — translation MKKAIIIGATSGIGQEVAKIFLQKGWRIGVAGRRQSALDTFKTIAPDQIETEAFDITKEDAPEKLQCLINKVGGMDIFLLSSGIGYQNPTLNPEIELSTVCTNVEGFTRMIIAAFTYFRQQGSGNLAIISSIAGTKGLGVAPAYSATKRYQNTYIDALEQLANLQKLNIYFTDIRPGFVATDLLNDGKKYPLLMKANKVGEHIVKAIINKKRVVIIDWKYAIIVFFWRMIPRRIWKCLPVKTR, via the coding sequence ATGAAAAAAGCAATCATCATCGGAGCTACCTCCGGTATAGGACAAGAAGTAGCTAAAATATTTTTACAGAAAGGATGGAGAATCGGAGTTGCAGGAAGACGCCAATCTGCTTTGGACACATTTAAAACAATTGCTCCGGACCAAATAGAAACAGAAGCATTCGATATAACCAAAGAAGATGCACCTGAAAAGCTGCAGTGCCTTATCAACAAAGTTGGAGGCATGGATATCTTTTTGCTAAGTTCCGGAATCGGATATCAAAACCCGACACTAAATCCTGAAATCGAATTAAGCACCGTCTGCACCAATGTAGAAGGATTTACCCGTATGATTATCGCTGCTTTCACCTATTTCCGTCAACAAGGCAGCGGAAACTTAGCCATCATCAGCTCCATAGCCGGAACAAAAGGATTAGGAGTAGCACCTGCTTATTCTGCTACAAAACGGTATCAGAACACCTATATCGATGCATTGGAACAACTAGCTAATTTACAGAAGCTAAATATCTACTTCACCGATATTCGTCCCGGTTTTGTTGCTACAGACTTATTAAATGACGGGAAAAAATATCCACTCCTAATGAAGGCAAATAAGGTAGGAGAACACATTGTAAAAGCAATAATAAATAAAAAACGTGTAGTAATAATTGATTGGAAATATGCAATAATCGTTTTCTTTTGGCGAATGATTCCTAGAAGAATTTGGAAATGTCTGCCTGTAAAAACAAGATAA
- a CDS encoding DMT family transporter → MNINNKAKGFVCGAVAAATYGMNPLFTLPLYEEGMSVDSVLFYRYAFAVLILGILMKLQGQSFALKKNEIFPLIIGGLLFSASSLLLFMSYKHMDAGIASTILFVYPVMVAVIMFLFFHEKVSFMTAFSIMMALSGIGLLYKGDDGETLSLIGMLLVILSSLSYAIYIVGVNHSTLKMMSTAKLTFYALLFGLSIYIVRLNFGLDLQVIPSSSAWVNILAMAFLPTVISLVCTAISIHNIGSTSTAILGALEPVTALFFGVLIFGEQLTPRLMLGITMILVAVTFIVLGRPLSEKFGHLFVHLLRRH, encoded by the coding sequence ATGAATATTAATAATAAAGCGAAAGGATTTGTTTGTGGAGCAGTAGCCGCAGCTACTTATGGTATGAATCCCTTGTTCACCCTTCCATTATATGAGGAGGGTATGAGTGTGGATTCAGTATTGTTTTATCGATATGCTTTTGCTGTGCTAATTTTAGGGATATTGATGAAGTTGCAAGGTCAATCATTTGCTTTGAAGAAGAATGAGATATTTCCGCTTATTATTGGAGGACTGCTTTTTTCCGCGTCTTCTTTGTTGCTGTTTATGAGTTATAAACATATGGATGCAGGGATTGCTTCAACAATCTTATTTGTTTATCCGGTAATGGTGGCTGTTATTATGTTTTTGTTTTTCCATGAAAAAGTTTCATTTATGACTGCCTTTAGTATTATGATGGCTCTTAGCGGCATTGGATTACTTTATAAAGGTGATGATGGAGAAACGTTGAGTCTGATCGGAATGCTTTTAGTTATTCTGTCTTCATTATCATATGCCATTTATATTGTAGGGGTCAATCACTCCACATTAAAGATGATGTCAACTGCAAAATTGACTTTCTATGCTTTGCTATTTGGACTTTCGATTTATATTGTTCGTTTGAACTTTGGTCTGGATTTACAGGTTATTCCTTCATCATCAGCTTGGGTAAATATTCTTGCTATGGCTTTCCTTCCTACAGTAATCTCCTTAGTATGTACTGCTATATCTATACACAATATTGGTTCTACATCTACGGCTATTTTGGGAGCTTTGGAACCGGTCACTGCTCTTTTCTTCGGTGTACTTATTTTTGGAGAGCAGTTAACTCCCCGTTTAATGCTGGGTATTACAATGATACTTGTCGCTGTTACATTTATAGTGCTAGGCCGTCCTCTGTCGGAAAAGTTCGGACATTTGTTTGTACATCTGTTACGTCGCCATTGA